A single region of the Equus przewalskii isolate Varuska chromosome 26, EquPr2, whole genome shotgun sequence genome encodes:
- the TTC16 gene encoding tetratricopeptide repeat protein 16 isoform X1, giving the protein MTDSEEDALELDQAPSQCIPKPWVFPVPKGTAQRIFGTSQVFQNFERIKPKVMGLTVPLKVREHYYRGQRCLEQEDWEMAVLFFSRALHLDPRLVDFYALRAEAYIQLGDFSSAIQNLRRAISFQPENTDYLERLSFVLYLQGQCLFEQCSFRDALNVFSQASELQPEKPCFRYRCMACLLALKRHADCLSLVTKEVKNGTTNPDIYILRARLYNFFEKPNLCYRDLHRALLLDPKHPQAKVLLKMMVDQAQKARQDAGILAVQGKLQNSLKHINCAIENNPLDPSFFLFRGTLYRRLREFDGAVEDFLKALDMLTKCQENLVQQAQRQLLLAYNDFAVHCYMHGAYQEGVLLLNKALKDEQREKGLYINRGDCFFQLGNLSFAEADYQQALALSPQDEGANLRMGLLQEKMGFCEQRSRQFHKAENHFSMAIQHNPKRAQYYLHRARSRQLLQNIFGARQDVATVLILNPKQPKLLPLVTNLFPGMSVEEVLCSQMAHLARLQLDRVILSSPGTSIPQRIMGQLRERELERQKARVLQLSWKLQQPLSKTPKELEATPHVVWAELEHSEEEVSVPKEEEEKEEKPEPAPSRVRSLSNSCLDQTSPGSILGFRTPSISETETSTICQEYRSTSATTVTFSDSSVLKTQSSDLENNCGDLSLNRSPRKNKTAQGQSRRPSKTEANQSQSWRPSKTEANQSQSWRPSKTEASQHRGRRPSKTEASQGQSRRPSKTEASQGQSRRPSKTEAAQGQSRRPSKTEASQSQSRRPSKMEATQGQSRRPSKTEATQGQSRRPSKMEAAQGQCQRPSKSQVTSGLSPSLSKIQAVQGPGQDPCPGR; this is encoded by the exons ATGACAGACTCCGAAGAG GATGCCCTGGAGCTTGACCAGGCTCCCTCACAATGCATCCCAAAGCCATGGGTGTTTCCAGTCCCAAAGGGGACCGCACAGCGCATCTTTGGGACCAGCCAGGTGTTCCAGAACTTTGAACGTATAAAACCAAAGGTCATGGGGTTAACAGTGCCCCTCAAAGTCAGGGAACA CTACTATCGTGGCCAGAGGTGCTTGGAGCAAGAAGACTGGGAGATGGCCGTGCTGTTCTTCTCCCGTGCCCTCCACCTGGACCCGAGGCTG GTAGACTTCTACGCCTTAAGAGCCGAGGCCTACATCCAACTCGGTGACTTCTCCTCGGCCATCCAGAACCTGCGAAGGGCCATCTCCTTCCAGCCGGAAAACACCGACTACCTGGAGCGCCTCTCCTTTGTGCTTTACCTGCAG ggccagtGCCTGTTTGAGCAGTGCTCCTTCCGGGATGCCCTGAACGTCTTCTCGCAAGCCTCTGAGCTCCAGCCAGAGAAGCCCTGCTTCCGTTACCGATG catggcctgtctCCTGGCCCTCAAACGGCATGCTGACTGCCTCTCACTCGTCACCAAGGAAGTGAAGAATGGCACGACCAATCCCGATATCTACATCCTCCGGGCCAGGCTCTACaatttctttgagaag CCCAACCTCTGCTATCGAGACCTGCACAGAGCCTTGCTACTGGATCCCAAGCACCCACAGGCCAAGGTGCTGCTCAAGATGATGGTGGACCAGGCCCAGAAGGCACGTCAAGATGCCGGCATCCTAGCTGTGCAGGGCAAGCTGCAGAATTCGCTGAAACACATCAACTGTGCCATTGAGAACAACCCTCTGGACCCCAGCTTCTTCCTCTTCCG AGGGACCTTGTACCGCCGGCTCCGGGAGTTTGATGGGGCGGTGGAGGACTTCCTGAAGGCGCTGGACATGCTGACGAAGTGCCAGGAGAACTTGGTGCAGCAGGCGCAGCGCCAGCTGCTGCTGGCCTACAACGACTTCGCCGTGCACTGCTACATGCACGGCGCCTACCAGGAGGGCGTGCTGCTGCTCAACAAGGCCCTCAAGGACGAGCAGCGGGAGAAGGGCCTCTACATCAACCGCGGCG ATTGCTTCTTCCAGCTGGGCAACCTGTCCTTTGCTGAGGCGGACTACCAGCAGGCGCTGGCGCTGAGCCCGCAGGATGAGGGCGCCAACCTGCGCATGGGCCTGCTGCAGGAGAAGATGGGCTTCTGCGAGCAGAGGAGCAG GCAGTTCCATAAGGCAGAGAACCACTTCTCAATGGCCATCCAGCACAACCCCAAGAGGGCCCAGTATTACCTGCATCGCGCCAGGAGCCGGCAACTCCTGCAGAACATTTTTGGGGCCCGCCAGGATGTTGCCACTGTCCTCATCCTCAACCCCAAGCAACCGAAG CTGCTCCCACTGGTAACCAACCTCTTCCCGGGCATGTCAGTGGAGGAGGTGCTTTGCAGCCAGATGGCCCACCTGGCCAGGTTGCAGCTGGACCGGGTGATTCTGAGCAGCCCAGGGACCAGCATCCCTCAGCGCATCATGGG GCAGCTCAGGGAGCGGGAACTGGAGCGCCAGAAGGCCCGGGTCCTGCAGCTCTCATGGAAGCTGCAACAGCCTTTGTCTAAGacccccaaagagctggaggccacTCCCCACGTCGTGTGGGCAGAGCTAGAACACTCGGAGGAAGAGGTCAGCGTCcccaaggaggaggaagaaaag GAGGAGAAGCCAGAGCCCGCCCCCAGCAGGGTAAGGTCCCTGTCCAACAGCTGCCTCGACCAGACGTCGCCGGGCTCCATCTTGGGCT TCAGGACCCCGTCCATCTCAGAGACAGAGACCTCTACTATCTGCCAGGAATACAGGAGCACCTCGGCCACTACTGTGACATTCTCTGACTCCTCGGTGCTTAAGACTCAATCCTCAGACTTGGAGAACAACTGCGGAGATCTAAGCCTGAACCGCAGCCCCAGAAAAAACAAGACTGCTCAGGGTCAGAGCCGGAGGCCCAGCAAGACGGAGGCCAATCAGAGCCAGAGCTGGAGGCCCAGCAAGACGGAGGCCAATCAGAGCCAGAGCTGGAGGCCCAGCAAGACAGAGGCCTCTCAGCACCGGGGCCGGAGGCCCAGCAAGACGGAGGCCTCGCAGGGCCAGAGCCGGAGGCCCAGCAAGACGGAGGCCTCGCAGGGCCAGAGCCGGAGGCCCAGCAAGACGGAGGCCGCGCAGGGCCAGAGCCGGAGGCCCAGCAAGACGGAGGCCAGTCAGAGCCAGAGCCGGAGACCCAGCAAGATGGAGGCCACGCAGGGCCAGAGCAGGAGGCCCAGCAAGACGGAGGCCACGCAGGGCCAGAGCCGGAGGCCCAGCAAAATGGAGGCTGCCCAGGGCCAGTGCCAGAGGCCCAGCAAGTCCCAGGTCACCTCGGGACTGAGCCCGAGTCTCAGCAAAATCCAGGCTGTCCAGGGCCCGGGCCAAGACCCCTGTCCCGGCAGGTAG
- the TTC16 gene encoding tetratricopeptide repeat protein 16 isoform X2, with product MGLTVPLKVREHYYRGQRCLEQEDWEMAVLFFSRALHLDPRLVDFYALRAEAYIQLGDFSSAIQNLRRAISFQPENTDYLERLSFVLYLQGQCLFEQCSFRDALNVFSQASELQPEKPCFRYRCMACLLALKRHADCLSLVTKEVKNGTTNPDIYILRARLYNFFEKPNLCYRDLHRALLLDPKHPQAKVLLKMMVDQAQKARQDAGILAVQGKLQNSLKHINCAIENNPLDPSFFLFRGTLYRRLREFDGAVEDFLKALDMLTKCQENLVQQAQRQLLLAYNDFAVHCYMHGAYQEGVLLLNKALKDEQREKGLYINRGDCFFQLGNLSFAEADYQQALALSPQDEGANLRMGLLQEKMGFCEQRSRQFHKAENHFSMAIQHNPKRAQYYLHRARSRQLLQNIFGARQDVATVLILNPKQPKLLPLVTNLFPGMSVEEVLCSQMAHLARLQLDRVILSSPGTSIPQRIMGQLRERELERQKARVLQLSWKLQQPLSKTPKELEATPHVVWAELEHSEEEVSVPKEEEEKEEKPEPAPSRVRSLSNSCLDQTSPGSILGFRTPSISETETSTICQEYRSTSATTVTFSDSSVLKTQSSDLENNCGDLSLNRSPRKNKTAQGQSRRPSKTEANQSQSWRPSKTEANQSQSWRPSKTEASQHRGRRPSKTEASQGQSRRPSKTEASQGQSRRPSKTEAAQGQSRRPSKTEASQSQSRRPSKMEATQGQSRRPSKTEATQGQSRRPSKMEAAQGQCQRPSKSQVTSGLSPSLSKIQAVQGPGQDPCPGR from the exons ATGGGGTTAACAGTGCCCCTCAAAGTCAGGGAACA CTACTATCGTGGCCAGAGGTGCTTGGAGCAAGAAGACTGGGAGATGGCCGTGCTGTTCTTCTCCCGTGCCCTCCACCTGGACCCGAGGCTG GTAGACTTCTACGCCTTAAGAGCCGAGGCCTACATCCAACTCGGTGACTTCTCCTCGGCCATCCAGAACCTGCGAAGGGCCATCTCCTTCCAGCCGGAAAACACCGACTACCTGGAGCGCCTCTCCTTTGTGCTTTACCTGCAG ggccagtGCCTGTTTGAGCAGTGCTCCTTCCGGGATGCCCTGAACGTCTTCTCGCAAGCCTCTGAGCTCCAGCCAGAGAAGCCCTGCTTCCGTTACCGATG catggcctgtctCCTGGCCCTCAAACGGCATGCTGACTGCCTCTCACTCGTCACCAAGGAAGTGAAGAATGGCACGACCAATCCCGATATCTACATCCTCCGGGCCAGGCTCTACaatttctttgagaag CCCAACCTCTGCTATCGAGACCTGCACAGAGCCTTGCTACTGGATCCCAAGCACCCACAGGCCAAGGTGCTGCTCAAGATGATGGTGGACCAGGCCCAGAAGGCACGTCAAGATGCCGGCATCCTAGCTGTGCAGGGCAAGCTGCAGAATTCGCTGAAACACATCAACTGTGCCATTGAGAACAACCCTCTGGACCCCAGCTTCTTCCTCTTCCG AGGGACCTTGTACCGCCGGCTCCGGGAGTTTGATGGGGCGGTGGAGGACTTCCTGAAGGCGCTGGACATGCTGACGAAGTGCCAGGAGAACTTGGTGCAGCAGGCGCAGCGCCAGCTGCTGCTGGCCTACAACGACTTCGCCGTGCACTGCTACATGCACGGCGCCTACCAGGAGGGCGTGCTGCTGCTCAACAAGGCCCTCAAGGACGAGCAGCGGGAGAAGGGCCTCTACATCAACCGCGGCG ATTGCTTCTTCCAGCTGGGCAACCTGTCCTTTGCTGAGGCGGACTACCAGCAGGCGCTGGCGCTGAGCCCGCAGGATGAGGGCGCCAACCTGCGCATGGGCCTGCTGCAGGAGAAGATGGGCTTCTGCGAGCAGAGGAGCAG GCAGTTCCATAAGGCAGAGAACCACTTCTCAATGGCCATCCAGCACAACCCCAAGAGGGCCCAGTATTACCTGCATCGCGCCAGGAGCCGGCAACTCCTGCAGAACATTTTTGGGGCCCGCCAGGATGTTGCCACTGTCCTCATCCTCAACCCCAAGCAACCGAAG CTGCTCCCACTGGTAACCAACCTCTTCCCGGGCATGTCAGTGGAGGAGGTGCTTTGCAGCCAGATGGCCCACCTGGCCAGGTTGCAGCTGGACCGGGTGATTCTGAGCAGCCCAGGGACCAGCATCCCTCAGCGCATCATGGG GCAGCTCAGGGAGCGGGAACTGGAGCGCCAGAAGGCCCGGGTCCTGCAGCTCTCATGGAAGCTGCAACAGCCTTTGTCTAAGacccccaaagagctggaggccacTCCCCACGTCGTGTGGGCAGAGCTAGAACACTCGGAGGAAGAGGTCAGCGTCcccaaggaggaggaagaaaag GAGGAGAAGCCAGAGCCCGCCCCCAGCAGGGTAAGGTCCCTGTCCAACAGCTGCCTCGACCAGACGTCGCCGGGCTCCATCTTGGGCT TCAGGACCCCGTCCATCTCAGAGACAGAGACCTCTACTATCTGCCAGGAATACAGGAGCACCTCGGCCACTACTGTGACATTCTCTGACTCCTCGGTGCTTAAGACTCAATCCTCAGACTTGGAGAACAACTGCGGAGATCTAAGCCTGAACCGCAGCCCCAGAAAAAACAAGACTGCTCAGGGTCAGAGCCGGAGGCCCAGCAAGACGGAGGCCAATCAGAGCCAGAGCTGGAGGCCCAGCAAGACGGAGGCCAATCAGAGCCAGAGCTGGAGGCCCAGCAAGACAGAGGCCTCTCAGCACCGGGGCCGGAGGCCCAGCAAGACGGAGGCCTCGCAGGGCCAGAGCCGGAGGCCCAGCAAGACGGAGGCCTCGCAGGGCCAGAGCCGGAGGCCCAGCAAGACGGAGGCCGCGCAGGGCCAGAGCCGGAGGCCCAGCAAGACGGAGGCCAGTCAGAGCCAGAGCCGGAGACCCAGCAAGATGGAGGCCACGCAGGGCCAGAGCAGGAGGCCCAGCAAGACGGAGGCCACGCAGGGCCAGAGCCGGAGGCCCAGCAAAATGGAGGCTGCCCAGGGCCAGTGCCAGAGGCCCAGCAAGTCCCAGGTCACCTCGGGACTGAGCCCGAGTCTCAGCAAAATCCAGGCTGTCCAGGGCCCGGGCCAAGACCCCTGTCCCGGCAGGTAG
- the TTC16 gene encoding tetratricopeptide repeat protein 16 isoform X3: MAVLFFSRALHLDPRLVDFYALRAEAYIQLGDFSSAIQNLRRAISFQPENTDYLERLSFVLYLQGQCLFEQCSFRDALNVFSQASELQPEKPCFRYRCMACLLALKRHADCLSLVTKEVKNGTTNPDIYILRARLYNFFEKPNLCYRDLHRALLLDPKHPQAKVLLKMMVDQAQKARQDAGILAVQGKLQNSLKHINCAIENNPLDPSFFLFRGTLYRRLREFDGAVEDFLKALDMLTKCQENLVQQAQRQLLLAYNDFAVHCYMHGAYQEGVLLLNKALKDEQREKGLYINRGDCFFQLGNLSFAEADYQQALALSPQDEGANLRMGLLQEKMGFCEQRSRQFHKAENHFSMAIQHNPKRAQYYLHRARSRQLLQNIFGARQDVATVLILNPKQPKLLPLVTNLFPGMSVEEVLCSQMAHLARLQLDRVILSSPGTSIPQRIMGQLRERELERQKARVLQLSWKLQQPLSKTPKELEATPHVVWAELEHSEEEVSVPKEEEEKEEKPEPAPSRVRSLSNSCLDQTSPGSILGFRTPSISETETSTICQEYRSTSATTVTFSDSSVLKTQSSDLENNCGDLSLNRSPRKNKTAQGQSRRPSKTEANQSQSWRPSKTEANQSQSWRPSKTEASQHRGRRPSKTEASQGQSRRPSKTEASQGQSRRPSKTEAAQGQSRRPSKTEASQSQSRRPSKMEATQGQSRRPSKTEATQGQSRRPSKMEAAQGQCQRPSKSQVTSGLSPSLSKIQAVQGPGQDPCPGR; the protein is encoded by the exons ATGGCCGTGCTGTTCTTCTCCCGTGCCCTCCACCTGGACCCGAGGCTG GTAGACTTCTACGCCTTAAGAGCCGAGGCCTACATCCAACTCGGTGACTTCTCCTCGGCCATCCAGAACCTGCGAAGGGCCATCTCCTTCCAGCCGGAAAACACCGACTACCTGGAGCGCCTCTCCTTTGTGCTTTACCTGCAG ggccagtGCCTGTTTGAGCAGTGCTCCTTCCGGGATGCCCTGAACGTCTTCTCGCAAGCCTCTGAGCTCCAGCCAGAGAAGCCCTGCTTCCGTTACCGATG catggcctgtctCCTGGCCCTCAAACGGCATGCTGACTGCCTCTCACTCGTCACCAAGGAAGTGAAGAATGGCACGACCAATCCCGATATCTACATCCTCCGGGCCAGGCTCTACaatttctttgagaag CCCAACCTCTGCTATCGAGACCTGCACAGAGCCTTGCTACTGGATCCCAAGCACCCACAGGCCAAGGTGCTGCTCAAGATGATGGTGGACCAGGCCCAGAAGGCACGTCAAGATGCCGGCATCCTAGCTGTGCAGGGCAAGCTGCAGAATTCGCTGAAACACATCAACTGTGCCATTGAGAACAACCCTCTGGACCCCAGCTTCTTCCTCTTCCG AGGGACCTTGTACCGCCGGCTCCGGGAGTTTGATGGGGCGGTGGAGGACTTCCTGAAGGCGCTGGACATGCTGACGAAGTGCCAGGAGAACTTGGTGCAGCAGGCGCAGCGCCAGCTGCTGCTGGCCTACAACGACTTCGCCGTGCACTGCTACATGCACGGCGCCTACCAGGAGGGCGTGCTGCTGCTCAACAAGGCCCTCAAGGACGAGCAGCGGGAGAAGGGCCTCTACATCAACCGCGGCG ATTGCTTCTTCCAGCTGGGCAACCTGTCCTTTGCTGAGGCGGACTACCAGCAGGCGCTGGCGCTGAGCCCGCAGGATGAGGGCGCCAACCTGCGCATGGGCCTGCTGCAGGAGAAGATGGGCTTCTGCGAGCAGAGGAGCAG GCAGTTCCATAAGGCAGAGAACCACTTCTCAATGGCCATCCAGCACAACCCCAAGAGGGCCCAGTATTACCTGCATCGCGCCAGGAGCCGGCAACTCCTGCAGAACATTTTTGGGGCCCGCCAGGATGTTGCCACTGTCCTCATCCTCAACCCCAAGCAACCGAAG CTGCTCCCACTGGTAACCAACCTCTTCCCGGGCATGTCAGTGGAGGAGGTGCTTTGCAGCCAGATGGCCCACCTGGCCAGGTTGCAGCTGGACCGGGTGATTCTGAGCAGCCCAGGGACCAGCATCCCTCAGCGCATCATGGG GCAGCTCAGGGAGCGGGAACTGGAGCGCCAGAAGGCCCGGGTCCTGCAGCTCTCATGGAAGCTGCAACAGCCTTTGTCTAAGacccccaaagagctggaggccacTCCCCACGTCGTGTGGGCAGAGCTAGAACACTCGGAGGAAGAGGTCAGCGTCcccaaggaggaggaagaaaag GAGGAGAAGCCAGAGCCCGCCCCCAGCAGGGTAAGGTCCCTGTCCAACAGCTGCCTCGACCAGACGTCGCCGGGCTCCATCTTGGGCT TCAGGACCCCGTCCATCTCAGAGACAGAGACCTCTACTATCTGCCAGGAATACAGGAGCACCTCGGCCACTACTGTGACATTCTCTGACTCCTCGGTGCTTAAGACTCAATCCTCAGACTTGGAGAACAACTGCGGAGATCTAAGCCTGAACCGCAGCCCCAGAAAAAACAAGACTGCTCAGGGTCAGAGCCGGAGGCCCAGCAAGACGGAGGCCAATCAGAGCCAGAGCTGGAGGCCCAGCAAGACGGAGGCCAATCAGAGCCAGAGCTGGAGGCCCAGCAAGACAGAGGCCTCTCAGCACCGGGGCCGGAGGCCCAGCAAGACGGAGGCCTCGCAGGGCCAGAGCCGGAGGCCCAGCAAGACGGAGGCCTCGCAGGGCCAGAGCCGGAGGCCCAGCAAGACGGAGGCCGCGCAGGGCCAGAGCCGGAGGCCCAGCAAGACGGAGGCCAGTCAGAGCCAGAGCCGGAGACCCAGCAAGATGGAGGCCACGCAGGGCCAGAGCAGGAGGCCCAGCAAGACGGAGGCCACGCAGGGCCAGAGCCGGAGGCCCAGCAAAATGGAGGCTGCCCAGGGCCAGTGCCAGAGGCCCAGCAAGTCCCAGGTCACCTCGGGACTGAGCCCGAGTCTCAGCAAAATCCAGGCTGTCCAGGGCCCGGGCCAAGACCCCTGTCCCGGCAGGTAG
- the TOR2A gene encoding prosalusin isoform X1, which translates to MAAVTRGCRSWGSLLGLLALVSAAAAAWDLTSLHCSFGTFCECDFRPDFQGLECDLAQHLAGQHLARALVVKALKAFVQDPAPTKPLVLSLHGWTGTGKSYISSLLAHYLFRDGLRSPHVHHFSPVIHFPHPSQMERYKKDLKSWVQGNLTTCGRSLFLFDEMDKLTPGLMEVLRPFLGSSWVVYGTNYRKAIFIFISNTGGEQINQVALEAWRSHRDREEIRLQELEPVISRAVLDNPHHGFWRSGIMEEHLLDALVPFLPLQRHHVRHCVLNELAQLGLEPRDEVVQAVLDSTTFFPEDEQLFSSNGCKTVASRIPFFL; encoded by the exons ATGGCGGCTGTGACGCGCGGCTGCCGGTCCTGGGGCTCGCTCCTCGGGCTGCTCGCGCTGGTCTCGGCCGCGGCGGCCGCCTGGGACCTGACTTCGCTGCACTGCAGCTTCGGCACCTTCTGCGAATGTGACTTCCGGCCCGACTTCCAGG GTCTGGAGTGTGACCTGGCCCAGCACCTGGCTGGCCAGCACTTGGCCAGGGCACTGGTGGTGAAGGCGCTGAAGGCCTTCGTGCAGGACCCAGCTCCCACCAAGCCGCTGGTCCTCTCCCTGCATGGCTGGACCGGCACTGGCAAGTCCTACATCAGCTCCCTGCTGGCGCACTACCTCTTCCGGGATGGCCTCCGCAGCCCCCATGTGCACCACTTTTCCCCGGTCATCCACTTCCCGCACCCCAGCCAGATGGAGCGCTACAAG AAGGATCTTAAGAGCTGGGTCCAGGGAAACCTCACCACCTGCGGccgctccctcttcctcttcGATGAGATGGACAAGCTGACCCCAGGCCTGATGGAGGTCCTGCGACCTTTCCTGGGCTCCTCCTGGGTTGTATACGGGACCAACTATCGCAAAgccatcttcatcttcatcag CAACACCGGTGGCGAGCAGATTAACCAGGTGGCACTGGAAGCATGGCGCAGCCACCGGGACCGCGAGGAGATCCGCCTGCAGGAGCTGGAGCCAGTCATCTCCCGGGCTGTGCTGGACAACCCACACC ATGGCTTCTGGCGCTCGGGCATCATGGAAGAGCATCTCCTGGATGCCCTGGTGCCCTTCCTGCCACTCCAGCGGCACCACGTGCGGCACTGCGTGCTCAACGAGCTGGCCCAGctgggcctggagcccagggatGAGGTCGTCCAGGCTGTGCTGGATAGCACCACCTTCTTCCCTGAGGACGAGCAGCTCTTTTCCTCCAATGGCTGCAAGACTGTGGCTTCCCGAATCCCCTTCTTCCTCTGA
- the TOR2A gene encoding prosalusin isoform X2: MAAVTRGCRSWGSLLGLLALVSAAAAAWDLTSLHCSFGTFCECDFRPDFQGLECDLAQHLAGQHLARALVVKALKAFVQDPAPTKPLVLSLHGWTGTGKSYISSLLAHYLFRDGLRSPHVHHFSPVIHFPHPSQMERYKKDLKSWVQGNLTTCGRSLFLFDEMDKLTPGLMEVLRPFLGSSWVVYGTNYRKAIFIFIRWLLALGHHGRASPGCPGALPATPAAPRAALRAQRAGPAGPGAQG; encoded by the exons ATGGCGGCTGTGACGCGCGGCTGCCGGTCCTGGGGCTCGCTCCTCGGGCTGCTCGCGCTGGTCTCGGCCGCGGCGGCCGCCTGGGACCTGACTTCGCTGCACTGCAGCTTCGGCACCTTCTGCGAATGTGACTTCCGGCCCGACTTCCAGG GTCTGGAGTGTGACCTGGCCCAGCACCTGGCTGGCCAGCACTTGGCCAGGGCACTGGTGGTGAAGGCGCTGAAGGCCTTCGTGCAGGACCCAGCTCCCACCAAGCCGCTGGTCCTCTCCCTGCATGGCTGGACCGGCACTGGCAAGTCCTACATCAGCTCCCTGCTGGCGCACTACCTCTTCCGGGATGGCCTCCGCAGCCCCCATGTGCACCACTTTTCCCCGGTCATCCACTTCCCGCACCCCAGCCAGATGGAGCGCTACAAG AAGGATCTTAAGAGCTGGGTCCAGGGAAACCTCACCACCTGCGGccgctccctcttcctcttcGATGAGATGGACAAGCTGACCCCAGGCCTGATGGAGGTCCTGCGACCTTTCCTGGGCTCCTCCTGGGTTGTATACGGGACCAACTATCGCAAAgccatcttcatcttcatcag ATGGCTTCTGGCGCTCGGGCATCATGGAAGAGCATCTCCTGGATGCCCTGGTGCCCTTCCTGCCACTCCAGCGGCACCACGTGCGGCACTGCGTGCTCAACGAGCTGGCCCAGctgggcctggagcccagggatGA